The following coding sequences lie in one Takifugu rubripes chromosome 8, fTakRub1.2, whole genome shotgun sequence genomic window:
- the col4a6 gene encoding collagen alpha-6(IV) chain isoform X3: MKILFCVLAVALAVGSTRAGANIDEPCAGLDCSGGCRCNPEKGSRGRPGLLGEGGTRGGEGPSGNPGHPGPKGEKGHSGLRGPSGPKGDKGPMGVPGFQGNDGVPGHPGLEGGRGPPGVDGCNGTRGEPGDPGYGTGGPGYPGPAGPRGIKGQKGEPITVSDGSITGLPGARGQDGQPGIRGPDGPPGFAGPRGPEGFSGAPGPPGPQGQKGSRSDGYQGEKGDKGDVGLPGPSGTPGDGSLRSEKILTIHKGDKGQPGPKGLRGFPGLPGRPGPFGYRGEYGEKGIPGYHGARGAPGFNGPPGTLGQQGFRGNPGFPGPPGYTGRKGDQGDPGPPGPPAYVSNAGTTVQGPPGDPGFNGIAGIPGDPGFPGLQGPPGQPGIGGFGSGSGQTGFTGTPGPKGEKGNPGELIYRSEGAPGNRGLPGPVGLPGPPGPSSPCVIPPDPGAGATTSQPGNPGPPGPRGAPGNSGYRGDRGDSGDCACLGGGTSGLAGSVGPQGSNGRPGYPGEKGEPGDSGSPGFNGIQGPPGRAGDRGYFGRKGEKGASYYPNIGFRVKGELGDPGPRGPTGETGKPGRDGQSGNPGLPGPPGDAGYGTYGEKGFSGFPGPKGVPGGPGDPGIGYAGTPGFRGEPGEPGIYGLPGQPGLPGPRGENSCGGVIDAGQGTGEVLPCSIPGEIGNPGIPGIPGRPGPKGQPGFPGGSGRPGLDGTKGERGDPGFGGQPGPQGFPGQRGDPGVPGIPGQSFDGPSGKDGLPGIPGAKGLPGDVLGATSGNPGRDGSPGFPGDKGLPGTPGTSGLPGGDGRSGVPGLKGERGIDGFPGITGPPGPPGEPTGGIPGRPGAPGNRGLPGSPGFPGSKGDRGDPGFPGPAGMKGTPGLPGFPGGPGPAGPPGPPGPGTRDGIPGFPGRKGESGFGGLRGFPGLPGRPGSPGFPGGKGEPGGPGRNGLLGGPGYPGQKGERGYPGSPGLPSPPFPAEFVEKGEPGTPGSNGLPGFPGPRGDKGLPGLPGRQGVPGLPGFAEQAKGQPGQPGFPGRPGNPGYPGPKGEAGIMGFPGSSGLRGDDGAPGLPGEPGGYGRPGSKGQPGDFYAYPGGPGAKGERGDPGFPGGRGNDGAPGDNGFSGSPGFPGVKGGPGEGGLPGVTGPVGFPGPKGQPGFPGRRGADGTPGLPGGPGYPGAKGLSGSSGLDGLNGLGGPKGLPGTPGGSAGGNPGAPGIPGLKGERGVSFPGGPGFPGSKGERGDSGLSGLPGFPGRPGPPGETVGSDVQGPPGDPGLPGPDGQYGFQGRPGPPGPPGPGTAQGDRGDSGLPGFPGSPGRKGEAGLPAGPGVPGSPGLKGAQGETGFNGGPGLKGYPGDPGYYGNKGPKGFSGRPGRKGIPGVTLPPTAYTRQYGDPGYQGGNGADGSAGEFGQPGIPGRPGPKGRPGDGGKLGRIGTAGLPGGSGDPGPPGFPGPTGDQGSPGKSGPPGPPGAVGRSYSIGYTLVKHSQDSQVPMCPQGMAKLWDGYSLLYVEGQEKAHNQDLGQPGSCLPRFSTIPFLYCSPNEVCYYASRNDKSYWLSTSASIPMMPVADSQIQAYISRCSVCEAPSQAVAVHSQDMTIPTCPPGWRSLWIGYSFLMHTAAGAEGGGQSLVSPGSCLEDFRATPFIECNGAKGTCHYFANKYSFWLTTVDPNQEFIYSPSQETLKGGQERSKVSRCQVCSKLL; the protein is encoded by the exons ggtGCCAATATTGACGAGCCATGTGCGGGATTGGACTGCAGCGGCGGATGCCGGTGCAACCCAGAGAAAGGCAGCAGG GGTCGTCCAGGACTTCTTGGTGAAGGTGGTAcaaggggaggagaagggccATCTGGGAACCCAGGGCATCCTGGACCTAAAGGAGAAAAGGGCCACTCTGGATTAAGAGGACCATCTGGTCCGAAAGGAGACAAG GGTCCTATGGGTGTCCCTGGGTTTCAAGGAAATGATGGCGTGCCt GGTCACCCTGGTCTGGAGGGTGGCAGGGGACCACCAGGTGTAGATGGCTGTAACGGGACAAGAGGAGAGCCTGGAGACCCAGGTTATGGGACAGGTGGACCTGGATATCCCGGGCCTGCT GGGCCTCGTGGGATAAAGGGTCAGAAAGGTGAACCTATCACCGTCTCAGATGGCAGCATCACA GGTTTACCGGGTGCGCGAGGACAAGACGGGCAGCCT GGTATCCGAGGCCCTGACGGTCCACCTGGGTTTGCAGGTCCCCGAGGCCCTGAGGGATTTTCT GGCGCACCTGGCCCCCCTGGTCCCCAGGGACAAAAG GGCAGCCGTAGCGACGGGTAtcaaggagagaaaggagacaaG GGCGACGTGGGTCTTCCTGGACCCAGTGGTACTCCAGGCGATGGGTCACTAAGAAGTGAAAAAATTCTCACTATCCACAAAGGAGATAAG GGTCAACCAGGACCGAAGGGACTCAGAGGATTCCCTGGCCTTCCCGGCCGACCT GGACCTTTTGGCTACCGTGGTGAATACGGAGAGAAAGGCATTCCTGGATACCACGGGGCAAGA GGTGCTCCTGGATTCAACGGGCCTCCTGGCACTCTCGGACAGCAG GGATTTAGAGGTAATCCAGGTTTTCCCGGCCCACCAGGATACACCGGAAGAAAG GGAGACCAGGGAGACCCCGGAccaccaggacctccagcatACGTCAGTAACGCGGGCACTACAGTTCAAG GTCCACCGGGTGATCCAGGATTTAATGGTATTGCCGGAATACCTGGTGATCCAGGATTTCCAGGACTCCAAGGACCGCCGGGGCAACCAGGAATTGGTGGTTTTGGTTCAG GTTCTGGTCAGACGGGTTTTACAGGAACCCCTGGTCCAAAGGGTGAAAAGGGTAATCCGGGCGAATTAATTTATCGCTCTGAAGGTGCCCCTGGCAACCGTGGACTCCCTGGACCTGTTGGCCTTCCTGGACCTCCTGGCCCATCCA GCCCCTGCGTCATCCCTCCAGACCCAG GTGCAGGTGCCACCACAAGTCAGCCTGGAAATccaggaccacctggaccaAGAGGAGCACCTGGGAACTCGGGCTATAGAGGAGACAGAG GTGATTCTGGGGACTGCGCCTGCCTCGGCGGAGGTACTTCAGGGTTAGCTGGGTCGGTAGGACCACAAGGAAGCAATGGAAGGCCTGGCTACCCAGGAGAAAAGGGTGAGCCTGGGGACTCAGGATCGCCTGGTTTCAATGGTATTCAAGGACCTCCT GGTCGCGCCGGTGACAGGGGCTATTTTGGACGAAAGGGGGAGAAGGGAGCTTCGTATTACCCCAACATAGGTTTCAGGGTGAAAGGAGAGCTTGGAGATCCGGGACCTCGAGGCCCAACGGGTGAAACGGGGAAACCTGGAAGAGATGGACAGTCTGGAAACCCAGGACTCCCCGGACCCCCA GGTGATGCTGGCTACGGCACGTACGGAGAGAAAGGTTTCTCTGGATTCCCTGGACCTAAGGGTGTACCTGGTGGTCCCGGTGACCCAGGCATCGGCTACGCTGGAACACCCGGTTTCCGAGGAGAGCCGGGAGAGCCCGGTATATACGGTCTACCCGGTCAGCCCGGTTTACCAGGACCAAGAG GTGAAAACAGCTGTGGAGGGGTTATTGACGCCGGACAGGGAACGG GAGAAGTACTGCCCTGCTCCATTCCGGGTGAGATCGGAAACCCTGGTATCCCTGGGATACCCGGACGGCCCG GCCCCAAAGGTCAGCCAGGTTTCCCTGGAGGTTCCGGACGTCCCGGGCTGGACGGTACCAAGGGGGAAAGGGGAGACCCTGGCTTTGGTGGCCAGCCTGGACCTCAAG GTTTCCCTGGACAAAGAGGTGATCCTGGAGTTCCTGGAATTCCAGGACAGAGTTTCGATGGTCCAAGTGGGAAGGATGGTCTTCCAGGAATTCCTGGAGCCAAGGGCCTGCCTGGAGATGTACTGGGGGCCACATCTGGAAATCCTGGAAGGGACGGTTCACCTGGATTCCCTGGAGATAAGGGTCTACCTGGGACGCCTGGAACTTCTGGATTACCCG GTGGGGATGGGCGGAGCGGTGTTCCTGGTTTAAAGGGAGAACGCGGAATTGATGGTTTTCCAGGAATTACTGGCCCACCCGGACCTCCTGGCGAGCCCACTGGCGGCATACCAGGTCGCCCTGGAGCTCCCGGAAATCGGGGACTACCAGGTTCACCAG GTTTCCCTGGCAGtaagggagacagaggagatccaggttttccagggCCCGCTGGAATGAAGGGAACACCAGGACTACCGGGCTTCCCTGGAGGCCCAGGGCCTGCAGGACCCCCTGGACCTCCAGGACCAGGAACTAGAGACGGAATCCCAGGATTTCCAGGGCGAAAAG GGGAGAGCGGCTTTGGGGGTCTGAGGGGTTTCCCTGGTCTGCCAGGCCGTCCTGGATCCCCAGGATTCCCAGGAGGGAAGGGAGAACCTGGAGGCCCTGGAAGAAATGGACTCCTTGGTGGTCCAGGATACCCTGGACAGAAAG GTGAAAGAGGGTATCCCGGTTCCCCTGGtttgccttctcctccatttccAGCAGAGTTTGTTGAGAAAGGAGAACCTGGAACCCCTGGAAGCAATGGCCTTCCTGGCTTCCCTGGACCCAGAG GTGACAAAGGTCTGCCAGGCCTGCCTGGCCGTCAGGGTGTACCTGGACTTCCCGGTTTTGCAGAACAGGCCAAGGGGCAACCTGGACAGCCTGGGTTTCCTGGACGCCCTGGAAATCCAGGTTACCCAGGACCAAAGGGTGAGGCTGGAATCATGGGCTTCCCTGGCTCATCTGGATTAAGG GGTGATGATGGAGCTCCTGGAttacctggagaacctggaggttATGGTCGACCTGGTAGCAAAG GTCAACCTGGAGACTTTTATGCCTATCCTGGAGGACCAGGAGCCAAAGGCGAGCGTGGAGATCCAGGTTTCCCAG GTGGTCGCGGTAATGATGGTGCCCCTGGTGATAATGGCTTTTCAGGAAGCCCAGGTTTTCCTGGAGTGAAgggaggtcctggtgaaggggGACTGCCTGGAGTAACAG GCCCTGTAGGTTTTCCCGGGCCAAAGGGTCAGCCCGGTTTtccaggaagaagaggagctgatgGTACCCCAGGTCTGCCTGGAGGTCCTGGATATCCTGGAGCTAAAG GTCTAAGTGGATCCTCTGGTTTGGATGGACTTAACGGCCTCGGTGGACCCAAAGGCCTCCCTGGAACTCCAG GTGGGAGTGCAGGAGGTAACCCAGGGGCCCCAGGTATTCCTGGTttgaaaggagagagaggtgtCTCATTCCCTGGAGGTCCAGGTTTTCCTGGATCAAAGGGAGAAAGGGGAGATTCAG GTCTTTCTGGACTTCCGGGATTCCCAGGTCGCCCCGGGCCTCCTGGTGAGACTGTTGGGTCAGATGTTCaaggtcctccaggagaccctgGCCTCCCTGGACCTGATGGACAATATG GTTTCCAGGGTCGTCCAGGACCACCGGGCCCACCTGGTCCAGGCACAGCTCAAGGAGACAGAGGTGACTCTGGCCTTCCAGGCTTTCCCGGTTCCCCTGGCAGAAAAGGAGAAGCTGGACTGCCAGCAGGCCCTGGAGTTCCTGGTAGTCCTGGTTTAAAAG GAGCACAAGGTGAAACTGGCTTCAACGGTGGTCCCGGTCTTAAAGGGTACCCTGGCGACCCTGGTTACTATGGAAACAAAGGACCCAAAGGATTTAGTG GACGTCCCGGTCGGAAGGGTATCCCTGGAGTCACACTTCCTCCCACAGCTTATACGCGTCAGTATGGTGATCCGGGATATCAGGGTGGAAATGGAGCTGACGGCAGCGCAGGAGAGTTTGGTCAACCTGGAATTCCAGGACGTCCAG gtcCTAAGGGTCGTCCTGGTGATGGGGGCAAACTTGGCAGGATTGGAACTGCTGGTCTCCCCGGAGGTTCAGGTGACCCTGGACCTCCTGGTTTTCCCGGACCCACTGGAGACCAAG GCTCCCCTGGCAAAAGCGGACCCCCAGGCCCTCCTGGTGCTGTCGGCCGCAGTTACAGTATTGGCTACACTCTAGTGAAGCACAGCCAGGACTCTCAGGTCCCCATGTGTCCTCAGGGTATGGCTAAGCTCTGGGATGGATACAGTCTGCTCTATGTTGAGGGGCAGGAAAAGGCCCACAACCAGGACCTCG GACAACCTGGGTCCTGCCTTCCTAGATTCAGCACCATCCCGTTCCTCTACTGCTCCCCCAACGAGGTTTGCTATTACGCCAGCCGCAACGACAAGTCCTACTGGCTGTCCACATCCGCGTCCATACCCATGATGCCTGTGGCCGACTCACAGATACAGGCTTACATTAGCAG GTGTTCAGTGTGTGAGGCTCCATCTCAGGCCGTGGCGGTCCACAGTCAGGACATGACTATTCCCACCTGTCCTCCCGGCTGGAGGAGCCTCTGGATAGGATACTCCTTCCTCATG cACACGGCAGCCGGCGCTGAGGGCGGCGGACAGTCCCTGGTGTCCCCCGGTTCTTGCCTGGAGGATTTCCGCGCCACACCTTTCATCGAGTGCAACGGCGCCAAGGGCACCTGCCACTACTTTGCCAACAAATACAGCTTCTGGCTCACCACTGTGGACCCCAACCAGGAGTTCATCTATTCGCCATCTCAGGAGACCTTAAAGGGAGGCCAGGAACGCTCCAAAGTCAGCCGCTGCCAAGTCTGCAGCAAGCTCTTGTAG
- the col4a6 gene encoding collagen alpha-6(IV) chain isoform X7, producing MKILFCVLAVALAVGSTRAGANIDEPCAGLDCSGGCRCNPEKGSRGRPGLLGEGGTRGGEGPSGNPGHPGPKGEKGHSGLRGPSGPKGDKGPMGVPGFQGNDGVPGHPGLEGGRGPPGVDGCNGTRGEPGDPGYGTGGPGYPGPAGPRGIKGQKGEPITVSDGSITGLPGARGQDGQPGIRGPDGPPGFAGPRGPEGFSGAPGPPGPQGQKGSRSDGYQGEKGDKGDVGLPGPSGTPGDGSLRSEKILTIHKGDKGQPGPKGLRGFPGLPGRPGPFGYRGEYGEKGIPGYHGARGAPGFNGPPGTLGQQGFRGNPGFPGPPGYTGRKGDQGDPGPPGPPAYVSNAGTTVQGPPGDPGFNGIAGIPGDPGFPGLQGPPGQPGIGGFGSGSGQTGFTGTPGPKGEKGNPGELIYRSEGAPGNRGLPGPVGLPGPPGPSSPCVIPPDPGAGATTSQPGNPGPPGPRGAPGNSGYRGDRGDSGDCACLGGGTSGLAGSVGPQGSNGRPGYPGEKGEPGDSGSPGFNGIQGPPGRAGDRGYFGRKGEKGASYYPNIGFRVKGELGDPGPRGPTGETGKPGRDGQSGNPGLPGPPGDAGYGTYGEKGFSGFPGPKGVPGGPGDPGIGYAGTPGFRGEPGEPGIYGLPGQPGLPGPRGEVLPCSIPGEIGNPGIPGIPGRPGPKGQPGFPGGSGRPGLDGTKGERGDPGFGGQPGPQGFPGQRGDPGVPGIPGQSFDGPSGKDGLPGIPGAKGLPGDVLGATSGNPGRDGSPGFPGDKGLPGTPGTSGLPGGDGRSGVPGLKGERGIDGFPGITGPPGPPGEPTGGIPGRPGAPGNRGLPGSPGCPGFPGSKGDRGDPGFPGPAGMKGTPGLPGFPGGPGPAGPPGPPGPGTRDGIPGFPGRKGESGFGGLRGFPGLPGRPGSPGFPGGKGEPGGPGRNGLLGGPGYPGQKGERGYPGSPGLPSPPFPAEFVEKGEPGTPGSNGLPGFPGPRGDKGLPGLPGRQGVPGLPGFAEQAKGQPGQPGFPGRPGNPGYPGPKGEAGIMGFPGSSGLRGDDGAPGLPGEPGGYGRPGSKGQPGDFYAYPGGPGAKGERGDPGFPGGRGNDGAPGDNGFSGSPGFPGVKGGPGEGGLPGVTGPVGFPGPKGQPGFPGRRGADGTPGLPGGPGYPGAKGLSGSSGLDGLNGLGGPKGLPGTPGGSAGGNPGAPGIPGLKGERGVSFPGGPGFPGSKGERGDSGLSGLPGFPGRPGPPGETVGSDVQGPPGDPGLPGPDGQYGFQGRPGPPGPPGPGTAQGDRGDSGLPGFPGSPGRKGEAGLPAGPGVPGSPGLKGAQGETGFNGGPGLKGYPGDPGYYGNKGPKGFSGRPGRKGIPGVTLPPTAYTRQYGDPGYQGGNGADGSAGEFGQPGIPGRPGPKGRPGDGGKLGRIGTAGLPGGSGDPGPPGFPGPTGDQGSPGKSGPPGPPGAVGRSYSIGYTLVKHSQDSQVPMCPQGMAKLWDGYSLLYVEGQEKAHNQDLGQPGSCLPRFSTIPFLYCSPNEVCYYASRNDKSYWLSTSASIPMMPVADSQIQAYISRCSVCEAPSQAVAVHSQDMTIPTCPPGWRSLWIGYSFLMHTAAGAEGGGQSLVSPGSCLEDFRATPFIECNGAKGTCHYFANKYSFWLTTVDPNQEFIYSPSQETLKGGQERSKVSRCQVCSKLL from the exons ggtGCCAATATTGACGAGCCATGTGCGGGATTGGACTGCAGCGGCGGATGCCGGTGCAACCCAGAGAAAGGCAGCAGG GGTCGTCCAGGACTTCTTGGTGAAGGTGGTAcaaggggaggagaagggccATCTGGGAACCCAGGGCATCCTGGACCTAAAGGAGAAAAGGGCCACTCTGGATTAAGAGGACCATCTGGTCCGAAAGGAGACAAG GGTCCTATGGGTGTCCCTGGGTTTCAAGGAAATGATGGCGTGCCt GGTCACCCTGGTCTGGAGGGTGGCAGGGGACCACCAGGTGTAGATGGCTGTAACGGGACAAGAGGAGAGCCTGGAGACCCAGGTTATGGGACAGGTGGACCTGGATATCCCGGGCCTGCT GGGCCTCGTGGGATAAAGGGTCAGAAAGGTGAACCTATCACCGTCTCAGATGGCAGCATCACA GGTTTACCGGGTGCGCGAGGACAAGACGGGCAGCCT GGTATCCGAGGCCCTGACGGTCCACCTGGGTTTGCAGGTCCCCGAGGCCCTGAGGGATTTTCT GGCGCACCTGGCCCCCCTGGTCCCCAGGGACAAAAG GGCAGCCGTAGCGACGGGTAtcaaggagagaaaggagacaaG GGCGACGTGGGTCTTCCTGGACCCAGTGGTACTCCAGGCGATGGGTCACTAAGAAGTGAAAAAATTCTCACTATCCACAAAGGAGATAAG GGTCAACCAGGACCGAAGGGACTCAGAGGATTCCCTGGCCTTCCCGGCCGACCT GGACCTTTTGGCTACCGTGGTGAATACGGAGAGAAAGGCATTCCTGGATACCACGGGGCAAGA GGTGCTCCTGGATTCAACGGGCCTCCTGGCACTCTCGGACAGCAG GGATTTAGAGGTAATCCAGGTTTTCCCGGCCCACCAGGATACACCGGAAGAAAG GGAGACCAGGGAGACCCCGGAccaccaggacctccagcatACGTCAGTAACGCGGGCACTACAGTTCAAG GTCCACCGGGTGATCCAGGATTTAATGGTATTGCCGGAATACCTGGTGATCCAGGATTTCCAGGACTCCAAGGACCGCCGGGGCAACCAGGAATTGGTGGTTTTGGTTCAG GTTCTGGTCAGACGGGTTTTACAGGAACCCCTGGTCCAAAGGGTGAAAAGGGTAATCCGGGCGAATTAATTTATCGCTCTGAAGGTGCCCCTGGCAACCGTGGACTCCCTGGACCTGTTGGCCTTCCTGGACCTCCTGGCCCATCCA GCCCCTGCGTCATCCCTCCAGACCCAG GTGCAGGTGCCACCACAAGTCAGCCTGGAAATccaggaccacctggaccaAGAGGAGCACCTGGGAACTCGGGCTATAGAGGAGACAGAG GTGATTCTGGGGACTGCGCCTGCCTCGGCGGAGGTACTTCAGGGTTAGCTGGGTCGGTAGGACCACAAGGAAGCAATGGAAGGCCTGGCTACCCAGGAGAAAAGGGTGAGCCTGGGGACTCAGGATCGCCTGGTTTCAATGGTATTCAAGGACCTCCT GGTCGCGCCGGTGACAGGGGCTATTTTGGACGAAAGGGGGAGAAGGGAGCTTCGTATTACCCCAACATAGGTTTCAGGGTGAAAGGAGAGCTTGGAGATCCGGGACCTCGAGGCCCAACGGGTGAAACGGGGAAACCTGGAAGAGATGGACAGTCTGGAAACCCAGGACTCCCCGGACCCCCA GGTGATGCTGGCTACGGCACGTACGGAGAGAAAGGTTTCTCTGGATTCCCTGGACCTAAGGGTGTACCTGGTGGTCCCGGTGACCCAGGCATCGGCTACGCTGGAACACCCGGTTTCCGAGGAGAGCCGGGAGAGCCCGGTATATACGGTCTACCCGGTCAGCCCGGTTTACCAGGACCAAGAG GAGAAGTACTGCCCTGCTCCATTCCGGGTGAGATCGGAAACCCTGGTATCCCTGGGATACCCGGACGGCCCG GCCCCAAAGGTCAGCCAGGTTTCCCTGGAGGTTCCGGACGTCCCGGGCTGGACGGTACCAAGGGGGAAAGGGGAGACCCTGGCTTTGGTGGCCAGCCTGGACCTCAAG GTTTCCCTGGACAAAGAGGTGATCCTGGAGTTCCTGGAATTCCAGGACAGAGTTTCGATGGTCCAAGTGGGAAGGATGGTCTTCCAGGAATTCCTGGAGCCAAGGGCCTGCCTGGAGATGTACTGGGGGCCACATCTGGAAATCCTGGAAGGGACGGTTCACCTGGATTCCCTGGAGATAAGGGTCTACCTGGGACGCCTGGAACTTCTGGATTACCCG GTGGGGATGGGCGGAGCGGTGTTCCTGGTTTAAAGGGAGAACGCGGAATTGATGGTTTTCCAGGAATTACTGGCCCACCCGGACCTCCTGGCGAGCCCACTGGCGGCATACCAGGTCGCCCTGGAGCTCCCGGAAATCGGGGACTACCAGGTTCACCAG GCTGCCCAG GTTTCCCTGGCAGtaagggagacagaggagatccaggttttccagggCCCGCTGGAATGAAGGGAACACCAGGACTACCGGGCTTCCCTGGAGGCCCAGGGCCTGCAGGACCCCCTGGACCTCCAGGACCAGGAACTAGAGACGGAATCCCAGGATTTCCAGGGCGAAAAG GGGAGAGCGGCTTTGGGGGTCTGAGGGGTTTCCCTGGTCTGCCAGGCCGTCCTGGATCCCCAGGATTCCCAGGAGGGAAGGGAGAACCTGGAGGCCCTGGAAGAAATGGACTCCTTGGTGGTCCAGGATACCCTGGACAGAAAG GTGAAAGAGGGTATCCCGGTTCCCCTGGtttgccttctcctccatttccAGCAGAGTTTGTTGAGAAAGGAGAACCTGGAACCCCTGGAAGCAATGGCCTTCCTGGCTTCCCTGGACCCAGAG GTGACAAAGGTCTGCCAGGCCTGCCTGGCCGTCAGGGTGTACCTGGACTTCCCGGTTTTGCAGAACAGGCCAAGGGGCAACCTGGACAGCCTGGGTTTCCTGGACGCCCTGGAAATCCAGGTTACCCAGGACCAAAGGGTGAGGCTGGAATCATGGGCTTCCCTGGCTCATCTGGATTAAGG GGTGATGATGGAGCTCCTGGAttacctggagaacctggaggttATGGTCGACCTGGTAGCAAAG GTCAACCTGGAGACTTTTATGCCTATCCTGGAGGACCAGGAGCCAAAGGCGAGCGTGGAGATCCAGGTTTCCCAG GTGGTCGCGGTAATGATGGTGCCCCTGGTGATAATGGCTTTTCAGGAAGCCCAGGTTTTCCTGGAGTGAAgggaggtcctggtgaaggggGACTGCCTGGAGTAACAG GCCCTGTAGGTTTTCCCGGGCCAAAGGGTCAGCCCGGTTTtccaggaagaagaggagctgatgGTACCCCAGGTCTGCCTGGAGGTCCTGGATATCCTGGAGCTAAAG GTCTAAGTGGATCCTCTGGTTTGGATGGACTTAACGGCCTCGGTGGACCCAAAGGCCTCCCTGGAACTCCAG GTGGGAGTGCAGGAGGTAACCCAGGGGCCCCAGGTATTCCTGGTttgaaaggagagagaggtgtCTCATTCCCTGGAGGTCCAGGTTTTCCTGGATCAAAGGGAGAAAGGGGAGATTCAG GTCTTTCTGGACTTCCGGGATTCCCAGGTCGCCCCGGGCCTCCTGGTGAGACTGTTGGGTCAGATGTTCaaggtcctccaggagaccctgGCCTCCCTGGACCTGATGGACAATATG GTTTCCAGGGTCGTCCAGGACCACCGGGCCCACCTGGTCCAGGCACAGCTCAAGGAGACAGAGGTGACTCTGGCCTTCCAGGCTTTCCCGGTTCCCCTGGCAGAAAAGGAGAAGCTGGACTGCCAGCAGGCCCTGGAGTTCCTGGTAGTCCTGGTTTAAAAG GAGCACAAGGTGAAACTGGCTTCAACGGTGGTCCCGGTCTTAAAGGGTACCCTGGCGACCCTGGTTACTATGGAAACAAAGGACCCAAAGGATTTAGTG GACGTCCCGGTCGGAAGGGTATCCCTGGAGTCACACTTCCTCCCACAGCTTATACGCGTCAGTATGGTGATCCGGGATATCAGGGTGGAAATGGAGCTGACGGCAGCGCAGGAGAGTTTGGTCAACCTGGAATTCCAGGACGTCCAG gtcCTAAGGGTCGTCCTGGTGATGGGGGCAAACTTGGCAGGATTGGAACTGCTGGTCTCCCCGGAGGTTCAGGTGACCCTGGACCTCCTGGTTTTCCCGGACCCACTGGAGACCAAG GCTCCCCTGGCAAAAGCGGACCCCCAGGCCCTCCTGGTGCTGTCGGCCGCAGTTACAGTATTGGCTACACTCTAGTGAAGCACAGCCAGGACTCTCAGGTCCCCATGTGTCCTCAGGGTATGGCTAAGCTCTGGGATGGATACAGTCTGCTCTATGTTGAGGGGCAGGAAAAGGCCCACAACCAGGACCTCG GACAACCTGGGTCCTGCCTTCCTAGATTCAGCACCATCCCGTTCCTCTACTGCTCCCCCAACGAGGTTTGCTATTACGCCAGCCGCAACGACAAGTCCTACTGGCTGTCCACATCCGCGTCCATACCCATGATGCCTGTGGCCGACTCACAGATACAGGCTTACATTAGCAG GTGTTCAGTGTGTGAGGCTCCATCTCAGGCCGTGGCGGTCCACAGTCAGGACATGACTATTCCCACCTGTCCTCCCGGCTGGAGGAGCCTCTGGATAGGATACTCCTTCCTCATG cACACGGCAGCCGGCGCTGAGGGCGGCGGACAGTCCCTGGTGTCCCCCGGTTCTTGCCTGGAGGATTTCCGCGCCACACCTTTCATCGAGTGCAACGGCGCCAAGGGCACCTGCCACTACTTTGCCAACAAATACAGCTTCTGGCTCACCACTGTGGACCCCAACCAGGAGTTCATCTATTCGCCATCTCAGGAGACCTTAAAGGGAGGCCAGGAACGCTCCAAAGTCAGCCGCTGCCAAGTCTGCAGCAAGCTCTTGTAG